One Streptococcus sp. DTU_2020_1001019_1_SI_AUS_MUR_006 DNA window includes the following coding sequences:
- a CDS encoding ClC family H(+)/Cl(-) exchange transporter, with the protein MEEQSQILSSKKEFAFASSTILSQVGRGIIVGLVVGLIVGSFRFSIEKGFHVIQGLYHDQDNLVRNLLIISLLYLVICWLSAKLTRSEKDIKGSGIPQVEAELKGLMSLNWWSVLWKKYVLGILAIASGLMLGREGPSIQLGAVGGKGIAKWLKSSPVEERSLIASGAAAGLAAAFNAPIAGLLFVVEEVYHHFSRFFWVSTLAASLVANFVSLLIFGLTPVLDMPDNIPLMNLSQYWIYLVMGIFLGLSGFLYEKAVLNVGKVYDWIGQKVHLDKANYPILAFLLIIPIGIFLPQILGGGNQIVLSLTEQDFSFQILLIYFIIRFIWSMISYGSGLPGGIFLPILALGSLLGALVGVICVNLGLVTQQQFPIFVILGMSGYFGAISKAPLTAMILVTEMVGDIRNLMPLGMVTLVAYIVMDLLKGAPVYEAMLEKMLPESVTDDGEVTLIEIPVSDKIAGKQVHELNLPHNILITTQVHNGKSQTVNGSTRMYLGDMIHLVIPKSEIGKVKDLLL; encoded by the coding sequence ATGGAGGAACAGTCGCAAATACTTAGTTCCAAGAAAGAATTTGCCTTCGCGTCAAGTACAATTCTATCTCAAGTAGGGCGAGGAATTATCGTTGGATTAGTCGTAGGCCTTATTGTTGGGTCTTTTCGGTTTTCTATTGAAAAAGGATTTCATGTCATCCAAGGGCTTTATCATGATCAAGATAATCTTGTACGTAATCTGTTGATTATCTCCTTGCTTTATCTTGTTATTTGCTGGCTTAGCGCCAAATTAACACGCTCGGAAAAAGATATCAAAGGTTCTGGTATTCCTCAAGTTGAGGCAGAGTTAAAAGGTCTCATGTCTCTCAACTGGTGGAGTGTGCTATGGAAGAAATATGTTCTTGGTATTCTCGCAATTGCAAGTGGACTCATGTTAGGGCGTGAAGGTCCAAGTATTCAACTAGGTGCTGTTGGAGGTAAAGGAATTGCTAAGTGGCTCAAGTCTAGCCCTGTCGAAGAACGTTCTTTAATCGCGAGTGGAGCTGCTGCTGGACTTGCTGCTGCCTTTAATGCGCCGATTGCAGGGTTATTATTTGTAGTAGAAGAAGTCTATCACCATTTTTCAAGATTTTTCTGGGTTTCTACCTTGGCAGCCAGTCTGGTAGCAAACTTCGTTTCTCTTCTCATCTTTGGCTTAACACCTGTACTTGATATGCCGGACAATATCCCTCTCATGAACTTGAGCCAATATTGGATTTATCTGGTGATGGGAATTTTTCTAGGACTCTCAGGTTTTCTCTATGAAAAAGCCGTTCTTAACGTTGGAAAAGTATATGATTGGATTGGTCAAAAGGTTCATCTGGATAAGGCCAATTATCCTATTCTAGCCTTTCTTCTTATCATTCCAATAGGAATCTTCCTGCCACAAATACTTGGTGGGGGAAATCAAATTGTTTTATCTTTAACAGAACAGGATTTCAGTTTTCAAATTCTCTTAATTTACTTTATCATTCGCTTTATCTGGAGCATGATTAGTTACGGAAGTGGACTGCCAGGTGGTATTTTCTTACCGATTTTAGCATTAGGATCCTTACTTGGTGCCCTAGTAGGCGTTATTTGTGTCAATCTTGGCCTTGTTACCCAACAGCAATTTCCTATCTTTGTTATCCTTGGAATGAGTGGTTATTTTGGGGCCATCTCAAAAGCACCTTTGACAGCTATGATTCTTGTGACGGAAATGGTTGGTGACATCCGCAATCTAATGCCTTTAGGGATGGTAACCCTAGTTGCCTATATTGTTATGGATCTGCTCAAAGGGGCGCCCGTCTATGAAGCCATGCTGGAGAAAATGCTACCTGAATCAGTAACTGATGATGGAGAAGTTACCCTCATTGAAATTCCAGTTTCAGATAAAATAGCAGGGAAACAAGTACATGAACTCAACTTACCACATAATATCCTCATCACAACTCAAGTCCATAATGGCAAGAGCCAAACCGTTAACGGTTCAACCAGAATGTACCTCGGTGATATGATTCACCTAGTTATTCCAAAAAGTGAAATTGGAAAAGTAAAAGATTTGCTTTTATAG